A DNA window from Hevea brasiliensis isolate MT/VB/25A 57/8 chromosome 2, ASM3005281v1, whole genome shotgun sequence contains the following coding sequences:
- the LOC110672616 gene encoding cytochrome P450 704B1, giving the protein MEEEMGPLLSSSFEGFNMGILMMACLALSWIFIHRWNQRNKKGPKTWPIVGAAIEQLVNYERMHDWLVEYLSKLRTVVVPMPFTTYTYIADPANVEHVLKTNFANYPKGDTYHSYMEVLLGEGIFNVDGEVWRKQRKTASFEFASKNLRDFSTRVFREYSLKLSSILSHASSNNQEVDMQELLMRMTLDSICKVGFGVEIGTLAPNLPDNCFAQAFDTANIIVTLRFIDPLWKIKKFLNVGSEALLDKSIKIIDDFTYSVICRRKAEMGEARISNNNKKVKHDILSRFIELGEDPESKLTDKSLRDVVLNFVIAGRDTTAATLSWAIYMIMTHNHVAEKLYNELKTFEEDRAKEESVTLLQFDFDDLESFTQRAVQYAGFLTYDSLGKLYYLHAVITETLRLYPAVPQDPKGILEDDILPDGTKVKAGGMVTYVPYSMGRMEYNWGSDAASFKPERWLKDGFFQNASPFKFTAFQAGPRICLGKDSAYLQMKMTLAILCRFFKFDLVPNHPVQYRMMTILSMAHGLKLRASRLS; this is encoded by the exons ATGGAAGAGGAAATGGGTCCATTGCTTTCTTCTTCCTTCGAGGGATTCAACATGGGAATATTGATGATGGCTTGCTTAGCCTTGTCATGGATTTTTATCCATAGATGGAACCAGAGGAACAAGAAAGGACCAAAAACATGGCCAATTGTGGGTGCAGCAATTGAGCAGCTAGTGAACTATGAAAGAATGCATGATTGGCTTGTTGAATACCTGTCTAAGTTGAGAACTGTAGTAGTTCCCATGCCATTTACAACATACACTTACATTGCAGATCCTGCTAATGTTGAACATGTCCTTAAGACCAACTTTGCCAATTATCCAAAG GGTGATACATACCATTCATATATGGAAGTGCTGCTTGGAGAAGGGATATTTAATGTAGATGGTGAAGTATGGAGGAAACAAAGGAAGACTGCCAGTTTTGAGTTCGCATCCAAGAATTTGAGGGACTTCAGCACCAGAGTCTTTAGAGAATATAGCTTGAAGCTCTCATCTATTCTTAGTCATGCATCTTCTAACAACCAAGAAGTAGACATGCAG GAATTGCTTATGAGGATGACGTTGGACTCCATATGCAAAGTTGGGTTTGGAGTAGAAATAGGAACACTGGCTCCTAATCTACCAGACAATTGCTTTGCTCAGGCATTTGATACTGCCAACATCATTGTTACACTTCGCTTCATTGATCCATTGTGGAAAATAAAGAAATTCCTTAACGTCGGATCAGAAGCTCTACTTGACAAGAGCATTAAAATCATTGATGATTTCACCTACTCTGTCATTTGTAGAAGGAAAGCAGAAATGGGAGAAGCTCGAATCAGCAATAATAACAAGAAG GTGAAACATGACATATTATCAAGGTTCATTGAGTTAGGTGAAGACCCAGAAAGCAAATTGACAGACAAAAGTCTGAGAGATGTTGTCCTCAACTTTGTGATAGCTGGGCGAGACACAACTGCAGCAACTCTCTCATGGGCCATATACATGATAATGACACATAACCATGTAGCTGAGAAGCTCTACAATGAGCTCAAAACTTTTGAGGAAGATAGGGCAAAGGAAGAGAGTGTTACATTGCTCCAGTTTGATTTCGATGATCTTGAATCCTTCACTCAAAGAGCAGTGCAATATGCAGGATTCTTGACTTATGATTCATTGGGCAAATTATATTATCTGCATGCGGTGATCACAGAGACACTTCGCTTGTACCCAGCAGTCCCTCAG GACCCCAAGGGGATTCTGGAGGATGATATCTTGCCTGATGGAACCAAAGTCAAAGCAGGAGGGATGGTGACTTATGTTCCCTATTCAATGGGCAGGATGGAGTACAACTGGGGATCTGATGCCGCTTCATTCAAGCCTGAGAGATGGCTCAAAGATGGTTTCTTCCAGAATGCATCTCCATTCAAGTTCACTGCATTTCAG GCTGGACCAAGAATATGCCTTGGTAAGGACTCTGCATATCTCCAGATGAAGATGACACTGGCCATACTCTGTAGATTTTTCAAATTTGACTTGGTCCCTAATCATCCAGTGCAATACAGGATGATGACAATTCTATCAATGGCACATGGCTTGAAGCTTAGAGCGTCCAGGCTTTCATAA
- the LOC110672615 gene encoding 2-hydroxy-palmitic acid dioxygenase mpo1: MGNCGLFDLEKHFAFYGAYHSNPINIAIHMIFVWPIFFTALLILYFTPSLFNLKFSLFGNDVFLLFNFGFLFTLIYALFYICLDAKAGSLAALLCAFCWVASSFVASWLGFSLAWKVVLVAQIVCWAGQFIGHGVFEKRAPALLDNLIQALIMAPFFVLLEALQEFFGYEPYPGFHENVQAMIKAEMNEWQEKKQKLLK, from the exons ATGGGAAATTGTGGATTGTTTGATCTAGAGAAGCATTTTGCCTTCTATGGTGCATACCATAGTAATCCGATCAACATAGCGATTCACATGATATTTGTTTGGCCAATCTTTTTCACTGCTCTTCTTATTCTTTACTTTACCCCTTCTCTGTTTAACCTCAAGTTCTCTCTGTTTGGTAACGATGTTTTTCTGCTTTTCAATTTTGGTTTCTTGTTTACTTTGATCTATGCTTTGTTTTATATCTGTCTGGATGCGAAAGCTGGTTCCTTGGCTGCTCTGCTTTGTGCTTTTTGTTGGGTGGCTAGTAGTTTTGTGGCTAGCTGGCTTGGGTTTTCTCTTGCTTGGAAG GTTGTTCTGGTGGCTCAAATTGTTTGTTGGGCTGGACAGTTCATTGGCCATGGTGTCTTTGAG AAACGAGCACCAGCACTTTTGGACAATCTCATTCAAGCCCTGATAATGGCTCCCTTCTTTGTGCTACTGGAG GCTCTTCAAGAATTCTTTGGTTACGAACCATATCCAGGGTTTCATGAAAATGTTCAAGCAATGATTAAAGCTGAAATGAATGAGTGGCAAGAGAAGAAGCAGAAGTTGCTCAAGTAA
- the LOC110672598 gene encoding photosynthetic NDH subunit of lumenal location 2, chloroplastic produces MITSSLTNTPALLRAHSASKLHNHSVLPVINASISSRENVTSNRRRIVITTTLATSVAPPALAENWGVRSFLWERFFEPDLSPEDSVARIRQTAEGLHSIRDMLETMSWRYVMFYIRLKQAYLSKDLKIAMATLPKGRWKQYVELANDLVENMARFDQYVRSPKVYESYLYYEKTLKSIDDVVAYLA; encoded by the exons ATGATCACCAGCAGCCTCACCAACACCCCAGCTCTCCTCCGTGCACACAGCGCCTCCAAGCTCCACAATCACTCGGTTCTCCCAGTGATTAACGCATCAATTTCATCCCGAGAAAATGTAACCTCCAATCGCAGAAGAATCGTAATAACTACAACTTTAGCCACTTCAGTAGCCCCTCCAGCACTGGCTGAGAATTGGGGTGTTCGTTCATTCTTATGGGAACGTTTCTTTGAGCCTGACTTATCTCCAGAAGATTCAGTTGCAAGAATTAGACAAACTGCTGAGGGGCTACATAGCATCAGGGACATGCTGGAAACTATGTCTTGGAGGTATGTCATGTTCTACATCAGGCTCAAGCAAGCCTATCTCTCTAAAGATTTGAAAATAGCCATGGCTACTTTGCCTAAAGGTCGCTGGAAACAGTACGTTGAGTTGGCTAATGACCTGGTTGAAAACATGGCTCGG tTTGATCAATATGTTCGTTCGCCGAAGGTATACGAATCGTATCTATACTATGAGAAGACGTTGAAATCCATAGATGATGTTGTGGCATATTTGGCATAG
- the LOC110672599 gene encoding casparian strip membrane protein 4: MSSPMKTGPLEAGEASKNETSKHGLNTNRGRAISILDLILRVFAAIGTLGSSVAMGTTNQTLPFSFQSFQFRAEYNDLPMFMFFVIANSIVCGYLVLSLPLSIFHIIRSEAKISRVIFIIFDTVMLSLLACGASAAASIVYLAHKGNANANWLPICQQFSNFCQRISGSLIGSFFSVIILILIITTSAVSLSQI; the protein is encoded by the exons ATGTCCTCACCCATGAAGACAGGACCTCTGGAGGCTGGTGAAGCATCAAAGAATGAAACCTCAAAACATGGGTTAAATACAAACAGAGGGAGAGCGATCTCAATACTAGACCTCATTTTAAGAGTTTTTGCAGCGATTGGCACATTAGGAAGCTCTGTTGCCATGGGAACTACTAATCAAACACTTCCATTTTCGTTTCAATCTTTCCAATTCAGGGCTGAGTATAATGATCTCCCTATGTTCAT GTTCTTTGTGATTGCAAATTCTATTGTATGCGGATATCTTGTTCTGTCTCTTCCCCtgtctatctttcacatcatccGGAGTGAAGCGAAAATCAGCAGGGTCATCTTCATCATATTTGATACG GTTATGTTGAGTCTTCTAGCTTGTGGGGCTTCTGCTGCAGCAAGCATTGTATACTTGGCACACAAAGGGAATGCTAATGCCAATTGGCTCCCGATTTGCCAACAATTCAGCAACTTCTGCCAGCGAATATCTGGATCTCTCATAGGCTCTTTCTTCTCAGTGATCATTCTTATTCTGATTATTACTACATCAGCAGTGTCTCTCTCTCAAATCTAG